The following proteins come from a genomic window of Dreissena polymorpha isolate Duluth1 chromosome 1, UMN_Dpol_1.0, whole genome shotgun sequence:
- the LOC127847221 gene encoding uncharacterized protein LOC127847221, producing the protein MAALVCIVVSAKDTNGNSIFSPVAMCHRITDDFSDLFIAAASSSGLEMSPECVNSVNICSKVGSSDRIKISNINMQLNVAVELDKKMVEYTINSARLPSTSSNSNAFTVLMNKSKVYIMPKKYEVNTSSKVKKLSGPQQLYCDLIDWAQSTGCGWPSNIVEDSGKQALKSLSNALWYVDHCHARLKDASCHVPTELNKFQNYNSYKLLRHRPPIVKAARLGELVGDLYSALSLPSLSDKRNTVLAKIMGELAESLKQYKDRLENDNQKHQNISHKRETANCGDSNSVCIDPVTPSNVKEEYSHLNQTVVKTSDYTYVHLDKFCPDNRIERRKFIKNLRLSKPIMLYRVAYGGSIGTLNFIWSVPVGQTEDKTSRNMKVISQISEDLPTFSSRAMRQEFIDKFISYVKCPKSVVRHMYFSLTGHEESANSSSEKEINERVSKIIGADDSQLLIDLRATNGSDTYYDAFFEEMGKFFEEQVLQVSERRKCDEMYLPLAISIETLKNDICKRVPDGTPIPSNETIRLQFCPSNPFHKTALRYTGQFNVKFRVQTRQARVSHPDSHYAAKYFQYMKEFCVMFRDSAMFLCMDDKAIVPVGEPGIPISTGVRGHNKVLTPSEGPVLVATDHDFHLCGLVPSVVLVTEIPRDSKDSFFSGDMHVTTKEKVFSPSSPFRHAAEVIELVRLNDAYSSDGLNLRTPIMCLYTDGGPDHRVTYETVKLSLTLIFMHLDLDMLIALRTAPSHSWTNPAERCMSILNLALQHVALDRNEMEEKYEQMVKNLSSLTAVRNQARLKDGLKEAFKKSMEPVVDLVNKRFSQMSLKGNPVKTLKGVSDEEITSILDITGVGFGADSPVATADTKSAELKKSKHLQDFFERHAESSHYCFQLKKCSSDECGYCSVNPVRDQDVFDRLRFLPEPKPDENGEHYLPFSELFGKALTRDKYRPSTRPCGTYDEELQNHDKENREILRNEKLRDAVLCGECSRPRCVFSPNKLDRQQEEFLRNIKACHSYICGDQLEDAPDLYVRRCVTCSSEVETAYFSAKCRHYLPPVCIHCGSPDCLLDDNDAYIADLYTKYSIVRPICVSCRHSGKEAKTWGAKKFLKKQKVK; encoded by the exons aTGGCGGCGCTCGTCTGCATAGTCGTGTCGGCGAAAGACACCAATGGTAATTCAATTTTTTCTCCTGTGGCAATGTGTCACCGGATTACGGACGATTTTAGCGATTTATTCATCGCAGCCGCATCATCATCAGGCCTCGAAATGTCGCCCGAATGCGTGAATTCTGTAAATATCTGCAGTAAAGTTGGTAGTAGCGATAGAATAAAAATTTCGAACATCAACATGCAACTAAATGTCGCAGTAGAACTTGACAAAAAAATGGTCGAATATACAATTAATTCTGCACGACTTCCATCAACAAGTTCAAACTCCAATGCATTCACAGTTTTAATGAACAAGTCCAAGGTATACATTATGCCCAAAAAATATGAAGTAAACACAAGCTCAAAAGTAAAGAAACTTTCTGGTCCACAACAACTGTACTGCGACTTGATTGATTGGGCCCAAAGTACTGGGTGTGGATGGCCATCTAATATTGTCGAGGACAGTGGAAAACAAGCCCTAAAATCTCTCAGCAATGCCTTGTGGTACGTAGATCACTGCCATGCAAGACTGAAAGATGCCAGTTGTCATGTTCCAACTGaattaaacaaatttcaaaattacaaCAGCTACAAATTACTTAGGCACAGACCACCTATTGTAAAGGCAGCCAGACTTGGCGAATTGGTTGGTGATCTATACTCCGCCCTTAGTTTGCCATCATTGAGTGATAAACGAAACACAGTGTTAGCCAAAATCATGGGTGAATTAGCAGAATctctaaaacaatacaaagacaGACTTGAAAATGATAACCAAAAACACCAAAACATAAGTCATAAAAGAGAAACAGCTAACTGCGGTGACTCGAACTCGGTTTGCATAGATCCTGTAACACCGTCCAATGTTAAAGAAGAATATAGTCATTTAAACCAGACAGTAGTGAAAACATCAGATTATACCTATGTGCACCTTGACAAGTTTTGTCCCGATAATCGTATTGAACGTCGCAAATTCATCAAAAACCTTCGTTTGTCCAAACCGATTATGTTGTATAGGGTTGCTTATGGAGGAAGCATAGGAACATTAAATTTCATTTGGAGTGTTCCAGTAGGTCAAACAGAAGACAAAACATCCCGCAACATGAAAGTTATCTCTCAAATTTCAGAAGATCTTCCGACGTTCTCAAGCAGGGCTATGAGACAAGAATTTATTGACAAGTTTATAAGTTATGTGAAATGCCCAAAGTCAGTCGTTAGACACATGTATTTTAGCCTAACAGGGCATGAAGAAAGTGCCAATTCTTCCAGTGAAAAAGAAATTAATGAAAGGGTGTCGAAGATCATAGGCGCAGATGACTCTCAGTTATTGATTGATTTACGAGCAACTAATGGCTCTGATACATATTATGATGCCTTTTTTGAAGAAATGGGAAAGTTCTTTGAAGAACAGGTTTTACAGGTCAGTGAAAGACGAAAATGTGATGAAATGTATTTGCCATTGGCAATTTCAATAGAGACTTTAAAGAATGACATTTGTAAAAGAGTGCCTGATGGAACACCCATTCCTAGCAATGAAACGATCCGACTGCAGTTTTGTCCCAGTAATCCATTTCATAAGACTGCTTTAAGGTACACTGGTCAGTTCAATGTTAAATTCCGTGTGCAGACACGCCAGGCAAGAGTTTCACATCCTGATTCACACTATGCTGCAAAATACTTTCAGTATATGAAAGAATTTTGTGTGATGTTTAGAGACAGTGCTATGTTCTTATGCATGGACGACAAGGCAATAGTTCCAGTGGGAGAACCAGGAATCCCTATATCAACTGGAGTAAGAGGGCATAACAAGGTTCTAACACCTTCAGAGGGACCTGTATTAGTTGCAACTGACCATGATTTTCATCTTTGCGGTCTTGTTCCTTCAGTTGTTCTTGTCACAGAAATTCCTAGGGACTCGAAAGACAGCTTCTTTTCAGGGGACATGCATGTGACAACAAAAGAAAAGGTATTCAGCCCATCTAGCCCATTTAGACATGCTGCTGAAGTTATTGAACTCGTAAGATTAAATGATGCCTACTCTTCAGATGGATTAAATTTGAGAACCCCAATCATGTGCCTTTATACTGATGGAGGACCGGATCATAGAGTCACTTATGAAACGGTTAAGTTGTCGCTCACTCTTATCTTCATGCATTTAGATTTGGACATGCTAATTGCACTCCGAACGGCACCATCACATAGTTGGACCAACCCAGCTGAACGTTGCATGTCCATTTTAAATTTGGCCTTGCAGCATGTTGCGCTAGACAGAAATGAAATGGAAGAGAAGTATGAACAGATGGTTAAAAACTTGTCTTCTCTAACTGCAGTAAGAAACCAAGCCAGACTAAAAGATGGTCTGAAAGAGGCTTTCAAGAAAAGTATGGAACCAGTGGTTGATCTTGTGAACAAACGTTTCTCACAAATGAGCTTGAAAGGAAACCCTGTTAAAACTTTGAAAGGGGTATCAGATGAAGAGATCACATCCATCTTAGATATCACTGGTGTTGGCTTTGGAGCAGATAGTCCAGTAGCCACAGCTGACACAAAAAGCGCTGAATTGAAGAAAAGCAAGCATCTGCAG GATTTCTTTGAGAGGCATGCAGAATCCAGCCACTACTGCTTCCAGTTAAAGAAGTGTTCATCCGATGAATGTGGCTACTGCTCCGTTAACCCAGTCCGAGATCAGGATGTTTTTGACCGCCTCAGGTTCCTCCCTGAACCAAAGCCTGACGAAAATGGTGAACACTACCTACCATTCAGTGAG TTGTTTGGGAAAGCCCTGACCCGTGACAAGTACAGACCCTCAACCAGACCATGTGGAACCTATGATGAGGAATTACAAAACCATGATAAAGAGAATCGAGAAATTTTGAgg AATGAGAAGCTTCGAGATGCTGTCCTTTGCGGAGAATGTAGCAGGCCAAGATGTGTCTTCAGTCCAAACAAGCTTGACCGACAACAG